One Methanoculleus sp. SDB genomic window, TGCCGGCTCGGGCCCCCTCACGGACTTTGACCGGATCGATCCCGATCTCGTCATCAACGCAACACCGGTCGGAATGGGTGACGGCAAGAGCGTCCTTGAAGAACACTGGCTTCGCCCGGGGATGACGGTCTTCGATCTGGTCTACACCCCGCCGGAGACTCCTCTTCTCCGGTTAGCACGCCGGCACGGGTGCCGGTGCATCGGGGGGCGGGAGATGTTCGTGGCGCAGGCATCCGCCCAGTTCCGCCTCTTCACGGGGATCCGTGCAGATCCCGGCCTTATCAGGGAAGTGATATGACAATGAACACATTCGGAAAGAACTTCCGGTGCACCACATTCGGCGAGAGTCACGGGCCGGCGCTCGGGGCTGTCGTCGACGGGTGCCCGCCCGGCATCGCATTTTCCGAAGACGATATCCGGCCGCTGCTCGACCGAAGGCGTCCCGGAACAGGCCCCCGTGTCTCTTCCCGGCAGGAGTCCGATGAGCCTCTCATCCTCTCCGGTATCTTTGACGGCGTGACAACCGGAACGCCGGTGGCAATAGTCGTCTACAACCGCGACCAGCGAAGCGGTGACTATGATGCCCTCAGGGATATCTACCGTCCGGGCCACGCGGATTTTACCTACCGGAAAAAATACGGGATTCGCGATTATCGGGGAGGTGGCCGGAGTTCAGGCAGGGAAACGGTCGCACGGGTGTGTGCCGGTGCGCTTGCAATGAAGCTTCTGGCACAGCGATCCATACTTGTACACGGGCGTGCGCATGAAATCCATGGCGCCACAACGGAAGAAGGCATGGAGGAGGAGATCCGGCAGGCACAGGGGGCGGAGGATTCCGTGGGCGGGATCATCGAAATCACCGCATCCGGGTGCCCGGCAGGACTCGGCGATCCGGTCTTCGGAAAACTCGACGCCCGCATCGCAGCAGCCATGATGAGTATCGGAGCAGTGAAGGGCGTTGAGATCGGGGACGGCTTTGCCGCCGCCCGAATGCACGGGAGCGAACACAATGATGAAATGGGACCGGGGGGGTTTCTGACAAATCACTGCGGCGGTATTCTCGGCGGAATAAGCACCGGTACCGATATCATCGTGCGCATTGCCGTCAAACCCACGCCGTCCATTGCCCGTTCCCAGCGTACCATCGACACCGAAGGGAGGGAAACCGTCATTTCGGTGACGGGGCGCCATGATCCCTGCATCGTGCCCCGGGCAATCCCGGTTGCGGAGAGCATGCTGGCACTTGTCCTTGCCGATGCCGTGCTCGAGCAGGAGAAAAACCGCATGTTTTCACAGACACGGGTACCGCGATGAACCGTCTCAGGAATGCGACCGTCTGCGCCGAGAGCTACGGCTGCACGTACAACCACGCGGATACGGAGAAACTCCTCCTGTTCGCCGAATCGCGGGGGTGCCGGCGGGTTTCCGCAGACGAGGCGGATATCATCATCATCAATACCTGCACCGTAGTGGAATCAACCGAACGCGCCATGCTCCGGCGGATCCGTGCCTGTGCCGATCGCACCTGTATTGTGACCGGATGCATGCCGCTCGTGCAGATGGAGGCAATCCGGGACGCTGCTCCGTCGGTCGGCGTGATTGTTCCCGCTGAGATCACCCGGGCGTGCGGACGCGTCGGGGCGCTTATCCAGCCCGGCATCGGGGCGCTCCAGGTCGCATCGGGGTGTCTCGGCCGGTGCTCCTACTGCATCACCCGGCATGCCCGGGGGTGCCTCGCGAGCAATCCGCCGGAAATAATCACTCTGGAGGCGGAGCGGCTCATTTCGGAAGGAGCATCGGAAATTCAGCTGACGGGTCAGGACGTATCGTCCTATGGCCGGGATATCGGGACAAATCTTCCTGGGCTTCTCGGTTTACTCTGCGACCTGCCCGGCGATTTCCGGATTCGGGTCGGCATGATGAACCCGGCAACCCTCCTCCCGGTGCTCGAGGATCTCGTTGCCGCGTTCCGGCACGAAAAGGTGTTCGGGTTTGCCCACCTCCCCGTCCAGTCGGGGTCGGATGCGGTGCTTGCCGCCATGCAACGCGGGTATCGTGCGGAGGATTTCTGCCGTATCGTTGAGATATTCCGGGCTGCACTCCCCGGCATCCGGATTTCAACCGATTTCATCGTGGGCTTTCCGACCGAAACCGATGCGGACTTTGCCGCTTCCCGCGATCTTCTGACACGGACACGGCCGACAAAGGTGAATATCACCCGGTATTCACGCCGACCCGGCACCGATGCCGGAGCGTTGCGTGATCTGCCCGAGAGGATCCGGAAGGAGCGATCACGGGCACTCACCAAAACGGCAAACTCGGTCTGTGACCGGGCGGGGGATCGGATGATCGGGCACGAACTGGACGTTTTTGTAACGGAAAAAAAAGTGCCCGGCACCTGCGTCGCGCGTGACGGTTTTTATAACAACATCGTCATCCGCGAGGATCTGCCGATCGGCAGCCGCTGCCGTGTCGCCATCACGGAGCACCGCCGCCACTACCTTATCGGGACACGCCTGCCGGCTTCCTCGCGAGCCTGACTGCCGCAGTGGAAATTCCGTATGCGACGGCTCCGATCAGGATGATCCCTGCTCCGGACGGGACGTTTGCGAGTACGGAAACCCAGATGCCCGCAAACGTAAACACAATCCCGAGGAGTGTTGCGAGTGCCATAATCCGGTGCATGCTGGTCAGATGCTGCCGTGCGATGGCTGCGGGAATTGTCAGAAGAGCGATGGTGAGGATCACGCCCACGATACGGATGAGCATGACGACCGTGAGTGCGATGAGACAGAGCAGCAGCAGATAGACGCGGTCAACAGGGATGTTCATGATAGACGCGAACTCTTCGTCGAAGGTGATTGCGAGAAACTCATTGTAGAGGAGGTACACGAGACCGATGATGACGGCATTGAGCACCACCATCAGTACAAGATCCTGTGTCGGTACGAAGAGGATATTTCCGAAGAGGTAGCTCAGGAGATCGGGTGCGTATCCGGGAGCCTGCGAAATGAACAGGACGCCCATCGCCATGCCTGTTGCCCACATGGCGGCAATCACCGTATCCTCTTCCTCTCCCTGCCTGCTGGCGATGCCGATGCCGAGCGCCGAGGCGAGGCTGAAGGCAATGGCACCGAGAAGGGGTTCGAAGCCCAGCAGGTAACCGAGACCGATGCCGCCGAATGCGGAATGTGATATCCCTCCGCTGATGAAAGAGATTTTTTTCACGACGACGTACGTGCCGATGATCCCGCAGGCGATGCTTGCAAGGAATCCTGCGATGAGGGCATGCTGGAAGAATTCATACCCGATGATCTCTATCACTGTTTCCCTCCCCCGTCATGATCGGCCAGCACGCGATGGGGAATCCCGTGGGCGATCAGCTCAATCGGGCACTGGTAGGTTTCGGCTAGCATCGATCCCGTAATCTCCCCGGAATCGTGGGTGAACAGGCGGCGGTTCAGGCAGGCAACCCGGTCGACATGTGTGGATATCGCACCGATATCATGCGACACGACCACGATCGCCATGTGTTCGTGCAGTTCCTTGAGAATACCGAAAAAATGCTCCTCAGTTCTCACATCGATATGGTTCGTCGGTTCGTCGAGGAGGAGCACTTCCGGTTCGGAAGCAAGCGCCCGTGCGAGAATTACCTTCTGCTGCTGCCCGCCGGACATGCTGTCAACCTGCCGGCCGGCGAGGTCGGCTATCCCCATCGCGTGCAGCGCGTCGATGGCAATCTCACGATCACGACGCGAATATTTACGAAACGGACCGCGTATATGGCCGAGGCGCCCCATCAGCACGATATCGAGAACGCGGACAGGAAAATTGAAGTCGAAGGTGCGGTACTGCGGTACGTACCCAATCGACATCCTGTACTCACGGGGCGCTCCGCCCTTTATCGTCACCCGTCCGCTGTCCGGCATCAGCAGACCGAGCATGACTTTAAGAAGGGTTGTCTTCCCTCCGCCGTTGGGCCCGATAATCCCGAGGAAGTCATGTTCGAAGACATCCAGGCTTACATCCTCCAGTACCGGCGTGCCGCCGTAGGCGAAACTGACATGGTCGAGAGAGATGATGGGTCTCATGAGGCACCTTCCCCCGCGAGAGTCCGCGCCAGAAAGAGCAGGGTTCCCGCATAGTCCTCTGATAGCGGATCAACGTCGACGACTGATGCATTCACCTGGCGGGCGATCGCATCGACAGGCTGCCGGGAAAACTGCGGGTTCGCCAGAATCACGTGTATCTGTTCCCGTCGGGCAAGGTCGATCACCTCGGCGATGTGCCCGGGACCCGGCTCCTTGCCTTCCTCCTCGATTGCAACCTGAACGAGCCCGTATTCCCGTGCGAAATATCCCCAGGACGGATGGAAGACGATAAATGTCCTCCCGGTAATGTGAGCGGTCAGGCTGCGTAGTTCCGCGTCAAGGGAGACGAGCTCTTTTTCGTAGTCCGAGGCATTCGTACGGAAATTTTCAGCGTATTCCGGATCGGCCCCGGCAAGGGCCTCAGCCGTTGTCCTGACCATGCGCACCGCGTTGACGGGAGACGTCCAGACATGGGGATCGTGGTCGATAAGGTCAATCCCCGCGGAGGTGTTGACGATCCGCATGGCAGGATTCGCGGCTGCAAGACGCGGCACGTAGATCTGTTCGAACGGCAGCCCTGAACCGACCATACAGTAGATGCCTGCCCGGGAGAGCGCCGTGAGCTGGTCCGCAGTGGGTTCGTAGGTCGCGGGGTTTGCCCCCGGCGGAATCAGGACAATCACCTCCGCACGGTCTCCCGCAATGGCATGGACGAATTCTGCCTGCGGCAGGATCGAGACCGCCACCACGACTCCTCCCCGGTCTCCCGGACGAGCGGTTTCCGAGAGGCAGCCGGCTGCAAGGATGATGAAAGCGAGGATGACGGCGAGGATCCGCCGGGAACCGGTATATTGCATGAAAATCACCATTCCGGTACCGGGAACGATCGTGAACACCGGATTTTTCACGATGCGCTGCCATGATATACCGCTGATCGCGTAATGTTTTTCATCAATATAAGCAATGCCTTTCCTGTCCGGGCGCCCCGCCGGTGTTTGAGAGAAAGGGAAAGGACTAATAGTGCGTAATCCCCAGATTTGAATCCTGATGCAGGGAATTAAAGGGGCCCGACACCCCCCTTACAGGAGATGACCATGGACGAAATTGAACAGGGTTTTTCTGCTATCGTGGAAAAAATTGAAAAGCTCAAAAAGGATGGAACAGCACTCGCCGCTGATGTAAAGAAGAACGATGCGGCGCTCCTTGGACGGATGGCCGAAATTGCCTCGCCTCTCATCCCTGAAATCGGGCTAAGTATGCTGGTTCGGGGGAAACAGGACGGAAAGGGAGAAATTTATGATGCCGAGTACATGAGCGAAAAGATGATCATGCTCGGCAAGACCGATCCCATCGACTTCAGGCCGGATGACCCGAAGAAGCGCGTCGAGAGCCAGTACTGCATTCTATCGGAGAAGGGGAAATTTTTTGAACTGATGTACAGTTCCGATAATTTCATCATCGACAGTTACCTCGGCCCCCTGAGCACCGAAGACGTACTCGAACTCTACGGGTATGACGTCATGTATCTCCTGTACCGGGCGCTGCATGACTTCCTGAAAAAGCAGGACGAGCTCGTAAAAGCGCTCGAAATCACGCTCGAGTTCGTATTCAATCAACCGGAAAACCGGTAAAATCTGTTTTTTTCCGGAAAAACCGGATTATTCCTTTTTCCACTCGAACATCGGAAACATGGGTTTTAAAAGATCTTCTTCTTTGTCAACCGGGTGGAGTGCCGAGAGCGGTTTTGTCTCCGAAAAACTGCGGCCGTTCGGGCTTCGGTAGGTGATTGCCGCCTTCGCTTCCCCGATCATGGAAGGGAGGGCGAACTCATAGGACTCTCCCGGGGGCAGCGGCGGGACATCAAACTCGATGTTCAGCGGCACAAGCGCAACATGCATGTCCCGTGCTTCGGCGTCGCCCCTGTTCCTGACGACGACAGCCTTTGCATCTTCCCGGAGAAAGCAGGTAACCTCGGGCCGTGCTGCCAGCTTTCCGCCCGATTCGAGGATGGCGAGGCTCATGATGAGTGCCACGGCAATCAGCATGACGATCCCTGCATAAAATACTCCTTCGGTGAGCAGAAGCAGTGGGATAGAAATGATTATGGCAAGGATGAGCACGATCTTCTGGTTTTTCTGCATGTACAGAGATTGGAGTATGGGCATATAAGCATTAAGAAAAACAGAGAAAGTGGGCCCGATGCGATTCGAACGCACGACCTCCCGGTTATCAGCCGGGTGCACCACCAGCTATGCTACGGGCCCTGTGAATCACCCTGATTACCTTACTAAATAACCATTCCGGGTTTTTATAGGTTGTGCATTGTCTTCGGACCAGCACATTAAAAAGGTTTATTGGGGTACTACTTGGTGAATTGTATGGTTACGCGGTACATGCTCGGAAACGAGGCGATTGCGCATGCCTGCCTCGAGGCGAACATCGATTTTGCGAGTGGCTATCCCGGGACCCCGTCTTCTGAGGTCATCGATATTCTCAGGACACAGGAGGAGCGTCCCTTTTATATCGAGTGGTCGGTGAACGAAAAAGTCGCCTATGAAAACGCACTGGCCGCCGCATGGTGCGGCCAGCGTTCCCTGGTGACGATGAAGCACGTGGGCCTCAATGTGGCGGCCGATCCGCTGATGACAAGCGCCTATACGGGGGTTGTCGGCGGTTTCGTGGTGATGAGTGCGGACGATCCCTTCGCCCACAGTTCCCAGAACGAACAGGACAGCCGGTGTTATGCGCGGTTTGCCCGGATACCCTGCCTTGATCCCTCCACCATACAGGAGGCGCACGACATGATCCGCGACGGATTCGCCCTTTCCGAGGAATTCGGCCTCCCCGTGCTGTTCCGGCCCACGACGCGGATATGCCACTCAAAAAGTGATGTCTCTATCGGCGATCCCGGGACAGAGCACCGCACAGGAGTATTTACGAAAAATCCCGCACAATACGTTGTCATTCCCGCCCATACCCGTGTGCTCCATAAAAAGCTGAACGAAAAACAGCCCGCACTGGCACGGCGGCTTGTTGATCTCGGGTATAACCGCGGCTGGGTTAAAGGGAAAACCGCGGTGATTGCCGGTGGCATTGCCATATCCTACGTGGAGGAGACGATCCCCGGTGACGTGTCGCTCGCAAAGATCGGGGCGTACCCGATCGACGAAGAATGGCTCGAAACTTTCGTAAGGCAGCACGACACCGTCATTGTGATCGAGGAAGGAGCACCCGTCATCGAAGAGATCGTACGGCAGGTGGCCGGCACGGTCACGGTCCTTGGCAAGAAGAACGGGTATGCCCCTCTGGAGGGCGAACTGAGCCCGCGTACCTCTGAGGCGATTCTGGAGAAAGCCGGGGTGCTGTCGTTTTCACCGTATCCGGATACCGAAGCTGCCGGGGGGGTTCCGCCGCGCCCGCCCATACTTTGTGCCGGCTGCATGCACCGGGCGGCATTCTATGCAATGAAAAAAGTTTATCGTGATGCGGTCTATCCCAGCGATATCGGTTGTTACACGCTGGGGATCCAGCTCGGTACGGTGGACACAACGATCTGCATGGGTGCCTCGATCACGGTGGCGAGCGGAATGGCCCAGTCGGGTGAGGCGCGCGACATCATCTGTTCAATCGGTGACTCCACGTTTCTCCACACCGGGATCCCCGGCCTTCTGAATGCGGTCTACAACGGCGCCGATATTACGGTCATGATCCTCGACAACCGCATCACCGCGATGACCGGCCACCAGCCGAATCCCACGAGCGGTTGCACCGCATGCGGAAACCCGGCGCCGCAGGTCTCTCTCGAAGCGATCTGCCGGTCCTGCGGGGTTCCGTTTGTGGAAACCGTCGACCCGTTCGATCTGACCGGGACGCTCGAGGTGCTGAAGGCGGCACGCCAGCGTGACGGGGTCAGGGTCATAATTGCGAAGCAGCCCTGCGTCATCACCGCACGCCGGGCGGGTGTCAGGCGGAAGCGGTATGTCGTCGACACCGAGGCCTGCACCGGCTGCCGGGCCTGTGTCAGGTTCGGCTGCCCGGCAATCGAATTTTCCGGGGACGTGGCATCCATCACCGATCTCTGTAGCGGCTGCAGCGTCTGCGCCCAGATATGTCCTGTCGGTGCGATACGAATGGAGGGACGGACATGAACGAGAGTTTTGACGTGCTGATCGTCGGCGTCGGCGGTCAGGGAACGATCCTCGCGTCCAACGTGCTGGGCGAAGCGTGCCTCATCGAAGAGCGCCACGTGATGAGTGCGGAGACCCATGGGATGGCGCAACGAGGCGGTTCGGTTGAGAGCCATGTACGCATCGACGGTATATTCGGACCCCTCATCTCCCCCGGAACGGCGGATCTCATCATTGCGTTCGACATGCTCGAAGCGCTCCGGTACCGCCATTTCCTGAAAGAGGACGGACGGATGATCGTGAATTCCGCAGTTGTCATTCCGACATCGGCATTCCAGAAGGATCTGCCGGTCCCGTCTCACGACGAAATTCTCACCCGGCTCGGAACGCCGGTACCCTGCGTCATCGATGCGGCGGGCATCGCGCTCGAAGCCGGGAGCATCCTTGCCCAGAACATCGTCATGCTGGGGGCGGCATCGCATTACCTACCGCTCCTTCCCGACTCCCTCACCCGGGCCGTGCGTGCCCTCGTGCCCCCGAAAACCGTTGAGATCAATGTCCGGGCGTTTGACATGGGGCGTGACGCGGCCCGCGGCTGCGGGACCTGATCCTCCCCTTCTTTTTCATACGGCCTTCAGAGCCCTTTCATCGAAAGGCAATCCCCGGCAGTGGGATTCGGGTGGTGCGCAGCGATATGGCAATAATCCCGCTGTACACCGTGCTTATTTCACAACAGTTTTGATTCTTAACATCAAGAGTCGAATTGGTGACGTGATGCAACGATACCGGAGTTTTTCGAGCGGGACGGTGCTGCTTGCCAGCATCGCCTGCTGTGCCGCCCTTTTGCTGTTTGTTTCCGGCTGCTGCCTTCTGGCGGCACCGGGCCCCGCCCCCGCAAAGACCGTGTCCGCCGACCAGCCGCGGGAAGCGACCTGGGTGGAAGCGACTGCCGCCGCGACCGCCGATCCCTGCGTACCGCAACCGACGGATGCTGTCCCGGCAGGATACGAGGTCGAGACCGGTATTGCGAAGGATCCGATAACGGGCGAGATCACCGTGAAGGTCAACGGCGGCAAAGGTCTTTCCCTGCTACAGAGCATGGAGGTCAGAGTTGTGCACCCGGACAGCTCTGATGAATGCAAAGTAATCAATCAGCCGAAAGTAAACGATGAGGTGACAATCCCGGGAACGAAGGACGGCAGTGACCGTGTCGTGATCGAGAAGACCTACAGCAACGGCGCGATTTATATCACCGATGACGCTCTCATCGCCGGTCGCGAGCTCCGTACCGGTGGGCAGGGCGGCGGCGGTGGTGGCGGCTGTTAATACTCCTGTTATTTTCAGTCCGGTTTCAAAGCCATCCTTCTTTTTCCGGGTTCCTCCACCCATCGATACGGGCATCTGCTCCGGCGACGAACGCCAGCAGGAATCCCGCCTGTCCGATTCCGTAGAGAAATCCGGTGACAATGCGGATGAGCGCCGTGCTTTCATAGGGGGTTGCCAGCTGCATCGTGCCGTCGATGACCATCGGCAGGCCGAGGCAGATGCCGGTCGCGATGACCAGAAGCCGCGGATTGCGCGTTTTCGGAAGAAAGCCTCCCGCATATGCAAAAAATCCCCGCCGGGGACGAACGACAAGCGCCGCCCCGGCCAGAGCCGTCATCCCGAGCAGGATCCCGAAACAGCGTTCGCAGAGTGGCATCGGAATGCCTGCGAGTGCATAGGAGCGCTCCGGCATCTGGTGGCAGAGAAGTCCGGCCGCTTCATAGACGGTGGCCACAGCCGGACTATCCCGGGCGCCATCGGATCCCCCTCCCGCCGCAGCCATGTGCGGTGCGATGACCACTACGGCAAGCGCTGCGAGACAGACGGTGGCAAGCACGGCGGCGAACACGTCGGTGGCCGTCTGTGCGCCGGAGAACCTGTCCTTTTTAACCATGCGAACACTCCGAAAACAGAAACGCTGAGGGGGAGATTTGAACTCCCGAGGGGCCAACGCCCCACGGGCTTTCCAGGCCCGCGCCCTACCGGACTAGACTACCTCAGCACACAGGGATGTCCGTTCGCCCTGCAGTCTTACCTATTTGTGCGGCATTTTTTTAATGCTATGCTTTTTTAGACGGAGCATCGTCTGCGTGGGGCTTTGACGTCCAGCCTTTCGGATAGGTGCCGGGCTGCATGAACACGGTCTCGGGTGCGACGACAAGACCGGGAGACCCCGGGGCAATGGACGAGGAAGGAACAAGCGCCCGCCCGAGGCAGACGAGCTCGCCCTTTTTTGTCAGGACAGCAACCCGGTCTCCCGCATCACATGCCGTTACCGAGAGGACCCCGACTCCGGCGAGCACCGCACCGTGGCAGACCGCATCGACTGCCGTGTCCCGGATGACCACCTGCGGCGCATCCCCCACCGCCCGATCGGGAGGAATGATAAGGTCGTCGAGCGCCCGCGGATCCCCTGCTTCGGCTTTGCTGCAGGCATCGGCCAGATCATGGAGGGTGCAGGCATCCGATTCCGTAAACAGCCCGGACTTCGTGCGGCGGAGTTCCTGCATATGCGCACCCGTGCCGAGCGCCAACCCCATGTGGTGGCAGAGCGACCGGATATAGGTTCCCGCGTCGCATTCGACACGGAAGAGGACCAGTCTCCCGAGAACATCGAGAATCTCTATCGCATGCACCGCACGGATACGCAGTGCACGGCGGACGGCGCTCCGGCGGGGCGGGCGCTGGTAGAGCCTGCCCGTGAAATTCCGGGCGACGTTCCGGATCGCCGCCTCGTCCGCATCTGCATGAAGCCGCATGAGACAGACATACTCCTTGTGATGCCTGAGGAGAAGCGGTGCGAGGCGCACGGCCTTTCCGAGCATCACGACGAGCACTCCCGAGACCATCGGATCCAGGGTGCCCGAGTGGCCCGCAGGCCTCCCGGTAAGGTCCCGCACCCATGCGGTCACCTGGTGGCTCGAAGGCCCGCGGGGCTTGTCAATAATGATAATCCCGTTCCGCTGCCCCGTGCCTGCAGCCGGTTCCGCCGACTCGCCCCCGGGTGCCGTCATCGGGGCGTTCCCTCTCCTGTATTTGCCAGATGCCGGTTCAGCGCCGCAAGCGTACCTGCGAGCGATCCGTCGCCGACGACCTGCGGGGGTACGTCTCCCGCCGTCATCGCCGCCGCCGTGACCTCCCCGATTGCGATGGCCATGAGATCAGCCCGGGGTGTCCATATCGCATCCGTAAACGAGCGTGCGCTCGTGAAGATAATTGCATCCGCATCATCGGTACGGAGCGTCTCACCGGTCGGGGCAAGGCCGTATACGCGGACTTCGCCGGGCACTCCGCCGCGATCCCGGATTGCATCGAGCAGGGGTTCGTTCGGGACATCGGCACGGGGAATCCCTATCTCCTTTCCTGCCAGCCACTCGCCGAGATAGGGTGCGAAGTCGCGCGAATAGAAGGAGGGAAGCGTTTCGCACTCGATCCCGAAGCCCTGCAGCGCCGCTGCCGTTGTGGGGCCGATTGCTATCACGCGGGGCCACCGGGTAAGAAGCGGGCCTATCAGCCGTGCCGGAAGGGCGCTCGTGAAGAACAGGGCATCGAATTCGCCCCGGTTTACCCTGTCCGCAAACGCCAGAATTCTGTCCCTGTACACATCCGCACGAATCGGGGACACCGGATAGCAGTCGTGCCCGTACCCCCGGCAGAGTGCCCGGTCGCCGTCGCCCTTTTCTTTCAGGCGGGTGATTGCGATCTTCATTGTCAACTGTACTCTCCCTCCGGCGATATACCTGTATCTGTTCCGGATGGTTTATCGTGCATTCCGGGTAAAATCACATTCTGACGCATGCTTGGGATTCTCGCCGGTACAGCGGTCGGCATCGGGCTCGGGGCGGCAAGCGGCCTGACGCCCGGGGTTCACGCAAACACGATGGCAGGCTTTCTCCTCGCCGTGCAGGGGCTTCTTCTGCCGCTGTTCGGCCCGGAAACCGTCGCTGTTGCGATGTTTGCCGCTCTCGTCACCCATACGTTCCTCGATATCATCCCGAGCACATTTTTGGGGATTCCCGATCCCGACACGGCGCTTTCGGTGCTGCCCGCCCACGCGTTCTGCCTCGCGGGGAAGGGTGAAGAGGCGGTGCGCATTTCCGCTCTCGGCAGCGCATACGCGTCCCTGCTTGCACTCCCGCTTTCTCTGGTCTTTATCCTGCTGCTGCCGTCGGTACAGCCGATCATCGACTGGGGGATTGGGCTTGTACTCCTTCTGGCCGGCGGACTCCTCATCGTATACTCGGACAGCCCCTCGTGGTCCCTTGCGGTATTTCTGGTCTCAGGCGCCCTCGGTGTGTTTTCCTTTCACTATGCATTCCTCGGATGGCATACCGCCGGAATGTCGTCCGTTCTCATGCCGCTCCTGTCCGGGCTTTTCGGGATATCCGTGCTCCTGTCCGCATCGCACGGAATGATACCGGAGCAGCACTGGGATGGGCACTCCTGGAGTATGCGGACCATCGTACGCCATACCGGCATCGGCGCCGTCGCCGGAGCGTGCGTCGGATGGCTGCCCGGCCTTTCGAACGCGACGGCGAACGCAGTCCTGCAGTCCGCCGTCTCTTCGGACCACGATCCGGGAGGCTATATCATCGCGACAAGCGCGGCAAATACGGCAAACGCTTTTCTCTCCCTTGCCGCCCTGTTTGCGCTTTCCCGCATGAGAAACGGCGTGATGGCCGCACTCGCGTCGCAGGATCTTCCCGGCATCGACGTACTTCTGCTTGGCGGGATGATGGCGGCGCTGTGCGGCTATATGCTCACGGTCCGGCTCTCCCGGCTTGCACGTAAATTCAACGGCATTCCCGTGCGCCGTCTCAGCACGCTGGTCATCGTCCTCGTCATCGTCCTCACCGTCGTCCTGTGCGGACCGTTCGGGCTCTGTATTCTTGCCCTCGCCACCGCCGTCGGGTCGGTGCCGCCTCTCGTCAACGTCCGGAGAGTCGCCTGCATGGGTGCCGTAATGATCCCCGTCATGCTCTATTCGTTCGGATTTCCCGTCTGATGCTTCAGGCAAGGATTCCGAAAAGCCAGACCATATAGGTTGCGTATCCCAGAAGGAGCAGCACCGCCCAGTACCGGGTGAAGCGGTCCGTTGCGGCAAACAGCGGGACCGTTGCCAGAGAAAGA contains:
- a CDS encoding chorismate synthase, with the protein product MNTFGKNFRCTTFGESHGPALGAVVDGCPPGIAFSEDDIRPLLDRRRPGTGPRVSSRQESDEPLILSGIFDGVTTGTPVAIVVYNRDQRSGDYDALRDIYRPGHADFTYRKKYGIRDYRGGGRSSGRETVARVCAGALAMKLLAQRSILVHGRAHEIHGATTEEGMEEEIRQAQGAEDSVGGIIEITASGCPAGLGDPVFGKLDARIAAAMMSIGAVKGVEIGDGFAAARMHGSEHNDEMGPGGFLTNHCGGILGGISTGTDIIVRIAVKPTPSIARSQRTIDTEGRETVISVTGRHDPCIVPRAIPVAESMLALVLADAVLEQEKNRMFSQTRVPR
- a CDS encoding H/ACA RNA-protein complex component Cbf5p (functions in a trimeric complex to guide RNA-target RNA complexes for the purposes of pseudouridylation; box H/ACA RNA-protein particle consists of Cbf5p, Nop10p and Gar1 along with the guide RNA and ribosomal protein L7Ae; enzymatic component that functions to isomerize uridine to pseudouridine in target RNAs) translates to MTAPGGESAEPAAGTGQRNGIIIIDKPRGPSSHQVTAWVRDLTGRPAGHSGTLDPMVSGVLVVMLGKAVRLAPLLLRHHKEYVCLMRLHADADEAAIRNVARNFTGRLYQRPPRRSAVRRALRIRAVHAIEILDVLGRLVLFRVECDAGTYIRSLCHHMGLALGTGAHMQELRRTKSGLFTESDACTLHDLADACSKAEAGDPRALDDLIIPPDRAVGDAPQVVIRDTAVDAVCHGAVLAGVGVLSVTACDAGDRVAVLTKKGELVCLGRALVPSSSIAPGSPGLVVAPETVFMQPGTYPKGWTSKPHADDAPSKKA
- a CDS encoding indolepyruvate ferredoxin oxidoreductase subunit alpha, which codes for MVTRYMLGNEAIAHACLEANIDFASGYPGTPSSEVIDILRTQEERPFYIEWSVNEKVAYENALAAAWCGQRSLVTMKHVGLNVAADPLMTSAYTGVVGGFVVMSADDPFAHSSQNEQDSRCYARFARIPCLDPSTIQEAHDMIRDGFALSEEFGLPVLFRPTTRICHSKSDVSIGDPGTEHRTGVFTKNPAQYVVIPAHTRVLHKKLNEKQPALARRLVDLGYNRGWVKGKTAVIAGGIAISYVEETIPGDVSLAKIGAYPIDEEWLETFVRQHDTVIVIEEGAPVIEEIVRQVAGTVTVLGKKNGYAPLEGELSPRTSEAILEKAGVLSFSPYPDTEAAGGVPPRPPILCAGCMHRAAFYAMKKVYRDAVYPSDIGCYTLGIQLGTVDTTICMGASITVASGMAQSGEARDIICSIGDSTFLHTGIPGLLNAVYNGADITVMILDNRITAMTGHQPNPTSGCTACGNPAPQVSLEAICRSCGVPFVETVDPFDLTGTLEVLKAARQRDGVRVIIAKQPCVITARRAGVRRKRYVVDTEACTGCRACVRFGCPAIEFSGDVASITDLCSGCSVCAQICPVGAIRMEGRT
- a CDS encoding ABC transporter, which gives rise to MRPIISLDHVSFAYGGTPVLEDVSLDVFEHDFLGIIGPNGGGKTTLLKVMLGLLMPDSGRVTIKGGAPREYRMSIGYVPQYRTFDFNFPVRVLDIVLMGRLGHIRGPFRKYSRRDREIAIDALHAMGIADLAGRQVDSMSGGQQQKVILARALASEPEVLLLDEPTNHIDVRTEEHFFGILKELHEHMAIVVVSHDIGAISTHVDRVACLNRRLFTHDSGEITGSMLAETYQCPIELIAHGIPHRVLADHDGGGKQ
- a CDS encoding 2-methylthioadenine synthetase, which produces MNRLRNATVCAESYGCTYNHADTEKLLLFAESRGCRRVSADEADIIIINTCTVVESTERAMLRRIRACADRTCIVTGCMPLVQMEAIRDAAPSVGVIVPAEITRACGRVGALIQPGIGALQVASGCLGRCSYCITRHARGCLASNPPEIITLEAERLISEGASEIQLTGQDVSSYGRDIGTNLPGLLGLLCDLPGDFRIRVGMMNPATLLPVLEDLVAAFRHEKVFGFAHLPVQSGSDAVLAAMQRGYRAEDFCRIVEIFRAALPGIRISTDFIVGFPTETDADFAASRDLLTRTRPTKVNITRYSRRPGTDAGALRDLPERIRKERSRALTKTANSVCDRAGDRMIGHELDVFVTEKKVPGTCVARDGFYNNIVIREDLPIGSRCRVAITEHRRHYLIGTRLPASSRA
- a CDS encoding indolepyruvate ferredoxin oxidoreductase subunit beta: MNESFDVLIVGVGGQGTILASNVLGEACLIEERHVMSAETHGMAQRGGSVESHVRIDGIFGPLISPGTADLIIAFDMLEALRYRHFLKEDGRMIVNSAVVIPTSAFQKDLPVPSHDEILTRLGTPVPCVIDAAGIALEAGSILAQNIVMLGAASHYLPLLPDSLTRAVRALVPPKTVEINVRAFDMGRDAARGCGT